The Fusobacterium necrophorum subsp. necrophorum genome has a window encoding:
- the ybeY gene encoding rRNA maturation RNase YbeY, whose translation MELLLEVSVEYEKDDYAEFIQEVTENNNEVLAEYIEEVLHMEKVESPLPLYLSLLLTGNHQIQVINREFRQKDSPTDVISFAYHENEDFLVGPYDTLGDIVISLERVGEQAKEYNHSFTREFYYVLTHGILHILGYDHIDESDKREMREREEEILGHFGYTREN comes from the coding sequence ATGGAATTATTGCTAGAAGTTAGTGTAGAATATGAAAAAGATGATTATGCGGAATTTATTCAGGAAGTGACTGAAAATAATAATGAAGTGTTGGCAGAATACATTGAAGAAGTCCTACATATGGAAAAAGTGGAATCTCCTCTCCCTTTATACCTTTCTTTATTGTTGACGGGAAATCATCAAATTCAAGTCATCAATCGAGAATTTCGGCAAAAAGACAGTCCGACGGATGTCATTTCTTTTGCCTATCATGAAAATGAAGATTTTTTAGTGGGACCTTACGACACATTAGGGGATATTGTCATTTCTTTGGAACGGGTGGGAGAGCAGGCGAAGGAATACAATCACTCTTTTACAAGAGAATTTTATTATGTATTGACACATGGAATTCTTCATATTTTAGGCTATGATCATATAGATGAAAGCGATAAAAGGGAGATGCGGGAACGAGAAGAAGAAATCTTGGGACATTTTGGATATACTAGGGAGAACTGA
- a CDS encoding HDIG domain-containing metalloprotein — MKKYNVFGFHISLDIRRNRNREKEAEIYSDEYLLREKIMYYILLMSIACFFYYIPLVMRDKYYKVGDIAISDIFAPKTIVFRDDDTREKIIQEIVDTSQREYIFSSDTRQIYVDLLQKFMQEAIEVKKGSSKSIDYNYYEKQTGKKFPETVDKELMSYRVKDLTYLQSLWINDLTAIYNAGVYRENDYSQDTTILRYGAPFDKEFEELTNLEKDVLSVFISPNYIYDSKGTTVELEEKLKQIPEQYMQIKAGTLIASKGEVLDKRKIHILESLGIYSFKRGLIILLSTILYLIFVSSIFYTIALHLFQNEILNKNKFRGVFLILLAIFGLFWIVPLDMIYFIPLDSALFLLVFLTGKRYSSFIYTSVLAFLLPLTDYNLTLFTMYLICLSFSIFLIQKVNTRNGLIATGIQLSIFKLFLFFILSFFAKEESFNMMFESMQIMISGFFSGMIAIALLPFFERTFNILTVFQLLELGDLSHPLLRKLAMDAPGTFQHSMMVATLSENAALAIKANSVFTRVACYYHDIGKCKRPNYYVENQKNGENPHNDISPFMSTLIITSHTKDGDNMAKKYQIPKEIRDIMYEHQGTTFLAYFYNKAKAIDPNVLKEEFRYSGPKPRSKESAIIMLADSIEAAVRSLSVKTPKEVENMIRKIINGKVEDDQLSEADLTFKEIEMIVQSFLKTFSSIYHERLKYPGQKN; from the coding sequence ATGAAAAAATATAATGTATTCGGTTTTCATATTTCACTTGATATCAGGAGAAACCGCAATAGAGAAAAAGAAGCAGAAATTTACTCGGATGAATACTTATTGAGAGAAAAAATTATGTATTACATTCTTCTAATGTCCATTGCTTGTTTTTTCTACTACATTCCTCTCGTGATGAGAGATAAATATTATAAGGTTGGGGATATTGCCATCTCTGATATTTTTGCTCCGAAAACCATTGTATTTCGAGATGATGATACCAGAGAAAAAATTATTCAGGAAATTGTGGATACTTCGCAGAGAGAGTATATTTTTTCTTCCGACACTCGACAGATTTATGTGGATTTATTGCAAAAGTTTATGCAAGAAGCGATAGAAGTGAAGAAAGGTTCAAGTAAAAGTATTGATTATAATTATTATGAAAAACAAACCGGAAAGAAATTTCCCGAAACAGTGGACAAGGAATTGATGTCTTATCGAGTGAAAGATTTAACATATTTACAATCTTTATGGATTAACGATTTGACGGCTATTTATAATGCCGGAGTCTACCGGGAAAATGATTATTCGCAAGACACTACCATTCTACGATATGGAGCTCCTTTTGATAAGGAGTTTGAAGAATTGACGAATTTGGAAAAAGATGTTCTATCGGTTTTTATTTCTCCGAACTATATTTATGATTCCAAAGGAACCACGGTAGAATTGGAGGAAAAATTAAAACAGATTCCGGAGCAGTATATGCAAATCAAAGCCGGAACCTTGATTGCAAGCAAGGGAGAAGTTTTGGATAAAAGAAAAATTCATATCTTGGAAAGTTTGGGAATTTATTCCTTCAAGCGAGGATTGATTATTCTTTTGTCTACCATTTTATATTTGATTTTTGTTTCCTCCATTTTTTATACGATTGCTCTGCATCTGTTTCAAAATGAAATTTTGAATAAAAATAAGTTTCGAGGGGTCTTTCTTATCTTATTGGCTATTTTTGGATTGTTTTGGATAGTGCCTTTGGATATGATTTACTTTATTCCTTTGGATTCCGCTCTGTTTTTATTGGTTTTCTTAACCGGAAAACGATACAGCAGCTTTATTTATACTTCCGTTTTAGCATTTTTATTACCTTTAACGGATTACAATTTAACATTATTTACTATGTATCTAATCTGTTTAAGTTTTTCCATTTTTCTAATACAGAAAGTGAATACTCGAAACGGCTTGATTGCAACAGGAATTCAATTGTCTATTTTTAAATTATTTCTTTTCTTTATTTTGAGTTTCTTTGCAAAAGAAGAGAGTTTTAATATGATGTTTGAGTCGATGCAAATCATGATTTCTGGATTTTTCTCGGGGATGATTGCCATTGCTTTGCTACCATTCTTTGAAAGAACCTTTAATATTTTAACCGTATTTCAATTATTGGAATTGGGAGATTTGTCACATCCTCTTTTGAGAAAGTTGGCGATGGATGCTCCGGGAACCTTCCAACATTCCATGATGGTAGCAACTCTTTCGGAAAATGCGGCTCTTGCCATTAAGGCGAATTCCGTCTTTACGAGAGTAGCCTGTTACTATCATGATATAGGGAAGTGTAAGAGACCGAATTACTATGTGGAAAATCAAAAAAATGGGGAAAATCCTCACAATGACATTTCTCCGTTTATGAGTACTTTAATCATTACTTCTCATACCAAAGATGGAGATAATATGGCAAAAAAATATCAAATTCCGAAAGAAATTCGAGATATTATGTATGAACATCAGGGAACAACCTTTTTGGCTTATTTTTATAACAAAGCAAAGGCGATTGATCCGAATGTGTTAAAAGAGGAATTTCGATATAGTGGACCGAAACCGAGAAGCAAAGAATCGGCAATTATTATGTTGGCAGATTCTATCGAAGCGGCAGTACGTTCTCTGAGTGTAAAAACTCCTAAAGAGGTGGAAAATATGATTCGGAAAATTATCAATGGAAAAGTGGAAGACGACCAACTTTCTGAGGCAGATTTAACTTTTAAGGAAATTGAAATGATTGTACAATCTTTCTTGAAAACATTTTCTTCCATTTATCATGAAAGATTGAAATATCCGGGACAAAAAAATTAA
- a CDS encoding ABC transporter substrate-binding protein encodes MKKIFACIFCLALFFACERKEEVDVSTENHQQTVTVALAYKPKSFDPSKHTDSATMAVTKQIYSNLFSLGEKGDILPELAESYEIVSDTVLEIRLKKGILFHDGTEMKAEDVIASLQRNLDSPVSHVLISPIQAMKKIDDYQMEITSNASPSILLHNFTHGAIAITKEVPMNEDQVNLVGTGPFRVKHWGNGEKVELEAFEDFFVQKPNFQHLIFTTIPENANRVIALETGEIDLAYDIIPSDLTLLTEEKGLTYISGLSFGSDFLSINTERMKDVDIRRALSLAIDRTGINEAVFEGKQNLASSILPPNVFGYSPAGLSFSQNLKEARKIMKEKGYDEKHPLSLKMYIYEEPSRRQISEIIQANLKEAFMDVEVVSLEVSSFLQFTAQGKHDFLLGLWYVSSGDADYGYYPLLHSSSKGAPGNRAFYDNPKVDHLLDDARRTPLEKQRLKDYAEVQKIVEKELPIFPLFYKTYFIGIRNHISNLGFDPRGSHSLYHLQFSK; translated from the coding sequence ATGAAAAAAATATTCGCATGTATCTTTTGTCTAGCATTGTTTTTCGCTTGTGAGAGAAAGGAAGAAGTAGATGTTTCCACTGAAAATCACCAGCAAACAGTAACCGTTGCTCTTGCCTATAAACCGAAATCCTTTGATCCAAGCAAACATACGGATAGTGCTACAATGGCGGTAACAAAACAAATTTACAGTAACTTGTTTTCTTTAGGAGAAAAAGGAGACATTCTTCCGGAATTGGCGGAAAGTTATGAAATTGTTTCTGATACGGTCTTGGAAATTCGTTTAAAAAAAGGAATTTTATTCCATGACGGGACGGAAATGAAAGCGGAAGATGTCATAGCCAGTCTACAACGAAACTTGGATTCTCCGGTTTCTCATGTACTTATTAGCCCGATTCAAGCTATGAAAAAGATAGATGATTATCAAATGGAGATTACTTCCAATGCTTCTCCCAGTATTTTATTACACAATTTTACACATGGTGCCATTGCCATTACCAAAGAAGTTCCTATGAATGAAGATCAAGTGAATTTGGTCGGAACGGGACCTTTTCGAGTGAAGCATTGGGGAAATGGAGAAAAAGTGGAATTGGAAGCCTTTGAAGATTTCTTTGTACAAAAACCTAATTTTCAACATTTAATCTTCACAACCATTCCTGAAAATGCAAACCGGGTGATTGCTTTGGAAACGGGAGAAATTGACTTGGCATATGATATTATTCCAAGTGATTTGACTTTGCTGACAGAAGAAAAAGGTTTAACGTACATTAGCGGCTTATCCTTTGGCTCCGATTTTCTTTCTATCAATACGGAAAGAATGAAAGATGTCGATATTCGAAGGGCTCTTTCTCTTGCGATTGATAGAACAGGAATTAACGAGGCGGTGTTTGAAGGAAAACAAAATTTGGCAAGCTCTATTTTACCACCGAATGTTTTCGGATATTCTCCGGCAGGACTTAGCTTTTCTCAAAATTTGAAAGAAGCTCGTAAGATTATGAAAGAAAAGGGCTATGATGAAAAACACCCTCTTTCTTTAAAAATGTATATCTATGAAGAACCGAGTCGAAGACAAATTTCTGAAATTATTCAAGCAAATTTAAAAGAGGCGTTTATGGATGTGGAAGTAGTTTCCTTAGAAGTTTCTTCCTTCTTGCAATTTACCGCTCAAGGAAAACATGATTTCTTGTTGGGACTTTGGTATGTAAGTTCAGGAGATGCCGATTATGGGTATTATCCATTATTGCATTCTTCTTCCAAAGGAGCTCCGGGAAATCGTGCTTTTTATGACAATCCGAAAGTGGATCACTTATTGGACGATGCTCGCAGAACTCCTTTGGAAAAACAGCGTTTGAAAGATTATGCGGAAGTTCAAAAAATTGTGGAAAAGGAATTGCCTATTTTTCCATTATTTTATAAGACATATTTCATCGGAATTCGAAATCATATTTCCAACTTAGGCTTTGATCCCAGAGGAAGTCATAGTTTGTATCATTTACAATTTTCAAAATAA
- a CDS encoding diacylglycerol kinase, whose amino-acid sequence MKPYRESEFKNKKMTDGFNSAIEGVFETIRTEKHMKFHAFTTILVIVLGLFINLSRYELLALIISTSFVWLAELFNTAIECCVDLTCQEYNLLAKKAKDVAAGAVLLSAFNALIIGYLVFSKHMGVQLQQSFRVFRTSYQHKTVLIFIVVLSTVLLIKLITQRGTPLKGGMPSGHSALAASIFTIISFLTTNPKIFYLSFLLLILVIQSRVEGKIHTLFETIVGALLGSSITYIILYFLKYKTWG is encoded by the coding sequence ATGAAACCTTATCGAGAATCTGAATTTAAAAATAAAAAGATGACAGATGGATTTAACTCTGCCATCGAAGGAGTTTTTGAAACCATACGAACAGAAAAACATATGAAATTTCATGCCTTTACTACGATTTTGGTTATTGTACTCGGTTTGTTTATTAACCTAAGTCGCTATGAGCTTCTGGCTCTTATTATCAGTACTTCTTTTGTATGGTTGGCGGAGCTCTTCAATACTGCCATTGAATGCTGTGTGGATTTGACTTGTCAGGAATATAATTTATTGGCAAAAAAAGCAAAGGATGTGGCGGCGGGAGCTGTTTTATTATCCGCTTTCAATGCTCTTATCATTGGGTATTTGGTTTTTTCAAAACACATGGGAGTACAACTTCAACAAAGTTTTCGAGTTTTTAGAACTTCGTATCAGCATAAAACAGTCCTTATTTTCATTGTTGTCTTGTCTACTGTTTTATTGATTAAATTGATTACTCAAAGAGGAACACCTTTAAAAGGAGGGATGCCAAGTGGACATTCAGCTTTAGCTGCCTCTATTTTTACGATTATTTCCTTTTTAACGACGAATCCTAAAATTTTTTATTTATCTTTTTTATTATTGATTTTGGTGATTCAATCCAGAGTGGAAGGAAAGATTCATACTCTGTTTGAAACCATAGTCGGAGCTCTTTTAGGCTCTTCCATTACCTATATTATTTTATATTTTTTAAAATACAAAACCTGGGGATAG